The genomic interval ACGAGGCTCGCCACGCCTCGGGCacaagagagaaaacaagGAGCGGCTTCAGTTGCCCTAGTTCTGGCTCTCGCTAACGCTCATGACGTACTCAACAAGTGTACGTACCCCGTAGCCCGTCGCCTTGTTGCCCTTCACATCCCACGCGGTTCCGGCGATGTCGATGTGCGCCCACGAGGCCTAAAAGCAACAGAAAAGAGGCCCAAAAGGGGAAAATACAAGATCCAACACTACGCCATGCgagacacgcacgcgcgacAGCCTGCGAACAGATTCCTTCATTGGCTTCTTGCCGATACAGCGACTACGCGAGAAAAAGCCCAAGGTCGCTGTAGATGAACTGCTGCGGCATTccccggcgcggcctgctgagGCCTCTTCTGCACTCCTAAAACGCAAGCTCGCGTCTCACCTTTTCGATGAACTTGCTcaggaagacggcggcgatgATCGCGCCTCCTTTGCCTTTGCCTCCCACGTTGTTCATATCTGCGCATTTGCTCTCCAGGGCCTCTGCGTagtcgcgcgccagcggcatACGCCACATATACTCCCCGCTGTTCTCAGCACTGCAACCACAGAAACGCACGGAAACGCGAGAAAGTCTTCTGCTTGCAGGAGCGAACGCGCCGCTCAACCCGCCAGCCGCGAACCCCCACACATGCGCGTGTCGTGCCCGGTTCTACAGAAGGCACCTACatgtatctatctctatctatatgtatctatatatctaatATATAGACGCAATACTTtctgtgcatatatatgcacacgcatacatgtatatacacacCTCTTGAGAATGGCGTTGGCCATGCAGTCCTTGTTGCTCCAGAGCCCGGCGTATTTGTAGCCGAGCGCGACGATGGCGGCTCCCGTGAGGGTCGCGACGTCCACGATGGTGTCCGCCTTGACGTGTTTCTCGGCGTAAATGAGCGCGTCCGCAAGCGTGAGGCGCCCCTCGGCGTCGGTGTTGCCGACTTCAACGGTTTTTCCGTTGCTGGCTGTGATAACGTCGCCAGGGCGATACGACTTGTCTGAGATCATGTTCTCGCATGCGGCCACCAGAAAGTGAACCTCCACGTTCGCCGGCTTCaacagcgcgagcgcgcgggccgcgcccagcacggcggctgcagacgcacacgGCAAAACGACgacacagacgcgcgcgtcgcacTCCGAAGGCGTGGGGTGACAAaccggcgaagcggcggcgtcctccaTCTCGCTACCGCCGATCTGagctcttctcctctctatCCGCAGCGTCGTTCCAGCTACTGCTCGCGGTCCTCGTCACGCCTTCCAcgtcgacgcgcgcgtgggCTCATCGAGTTGCgcagcctctctgcgctcaCCCCGACCCCAGTGCCTCCCCCCGATGCTCGCGCACCTGCGTTCAGGATTTGATTCTGGTCTCCGCGCCAGGTGAATCAGACAGAGGCACCTACGTCTCTGTGACCTGAAATGCGAACGACGGGCAACTCCCGCGCCTTGACCGGCGACCCTGTTTTCGCTTTCTGTCTTCTCACCTGCGCCACCCATGTCGAACTTCATCAGCTCgatctgcgcgccgccggtcttCAGGTTGTAGCCGCCGGCGTCGAAGCAGATGCCCTTCCCCACGAGGGCAAGGCGCCTCTTCTTGGGGTCCGAGGACTTATACGTGATGTGGATGAACTGATGCGGAAACAGCGAGCCCTTGCCGACAGCCAGGAAGCACCCCATCTTCAGCTTCTCGATTTCGTCGCGCTGTAGGACCTCCACCTCGAGTCCGGTCTGCGCGAGACACACAGTCGATACGACAGAGACCCCAGCCTCGCCCGGCCGTCGCTGAGTCGCAGACATGCGTCATGTCCAttggaggcgagagagacagagagctgCCCCGAGGCACAGCCAACGGCGAACTACGCTGGCAAagcccgcctctgcgcccccGCCCGTCAAAGGACTCGCGCGCaagcctcctcgctcgcacCTCCTCTGTACGCCAGTACGAGCTGAACGCGCCTTTCATTGAAGCCAAAAAGCTGCTCTGTCTGGATTCCGACTCCCTTTCGAGCGCAAGAGGGCTGATCcgcacgcgggcgcgaggctgcgcgcacGCGTCCCCATCTgtctcggctgcggcgccgcgctgtgacacgttttctcgctgtcgctgcctcgcttaCCTCCTTCGCCATATCGACGGCAGCCTGAGCGAGCGTGACGGGGTTGCAGTAGTTCGCGGGCGCGTTGACAAGCTCCTGCGCGAAGTAGACTCCAGGCGCGGTGATTTTCGCCCGCTGCAGGCAGAGCCAGTTCGacagaggagggggagggcaTGGGGAAGTGGATGAGGCGGGCTTGCGGTCTCAAGACACGCCGAGAGGAAACAGGAACGGACAGGGCGGGCGCAGGAAAGGCGCAGTGAAGCAGGCTTGGGGgggagacggcgcagagggggaTACGCTTCCATACCAACTTACTAGATACCATGGGTGCGAAAATCATCAGTACTGTGTAACTCTGTTGAAGGAAACCAGCAAGGAAACCAAAAGAGCTTTCGCGCGGTTCGCCGAAACTTCGTCAGGCGCGCCCCGGCTCGCGCGGACGCCCCACGACAGAAGAGATTGAGGCGAAGGAGATCGAGGGGAGCCGCAGCGACAAGACAACAAGAAAGGGAATAAGAAGATAAACAGCGGCACAATGCAGAATGGTGAGCGAACACCTTACGGTAATTGCACGCTTTGCGGATTCCGTGTCGTCGGAGTAGATGGTCAGCTGCTCCAACTGCGCGCAGTTCTTCCCTTCTTCGCGGTCGCCCTTGAATCTGTTCGGGGAAGAgcaacgcatgcagcggaggagagaaTATGCAGGCAATCGTCTGCAGAACGCATTCCATCTTCTGCGCGTGCAAGAAAGACGTCTCCAAGCAATATGGGCATCCCTCTACATGCAGACACATGGAtgcagcgcggcagcgcgtagTCAATCCGTGTCTGTCCTCGGGGATCCACGAAGGTGTTCGCCAAAATCTTCCCCTC from Besnoitia besnoiti strain Bb-Ger1 chromosome XI, whole genome shotgun sequence carries:
- a CDS encoding leucyl aminopeptidase LAP (encoded by transcript BESB_019730); its protein translation is MSTVPAPPTVVKTDPTAIPLVGCQPASKVQMEALDISEAEKFSGDLAVFTVLAPGSFHDDSGLPPAAKGPVELPEIAQKLDDAVGQGMLKEAVEAADFKAKMGGHVCVRLPSKSSPAVKSLAALGFGSMADLSPASVTKAGSALAGLLLRGAGEKAKKVALVLPACKGVCPSPEGQKKCKEMKERVLASFLETLLVDLQPDTRFKGDREEGKNCAQLEQLTIYSDDTESAKRAITRAKITAPGVYFAQELVNAPANYCNPVTLAQAAVDMAKETGLEVEVLQRDEIEKLKMGCFLAVGKGSLFPHQFIHITYKSSDPKKRRLALVGKGICFDAGGYNLKTGGAQIELMKFDMGGAAAVLGAARALALLKPANVEVHFLVAACENMISDKSYRPGDVITASNGKTVEVGNTDAEGRLTLADALIYAEKHVKADTIVDVATLTGAAIVALGYKYAGLWSNKDCMANAILKSAENSGEYMWRMPLARDYAEALESKCADMNNVGGKGKGGAIIAAVFLSKFIEKASWAHIDIAGTAWDVKGNKATGYGVRTLVEYVMSVSESQN